From one Paenibacillus sp. FSL K6-1330 genomic stretch:
- a CDS encoding polysaccharide deacetylase family protein yields MRISRNDNKKNRVIKARRRLVVVLAASFLMIFLIGKLTAAPEEDVVAKENIVQSTEQPAKQKRTDGKPGDKVVYLTFDDGPTKLTNQFLDLLKEQDIQATFFMQGTNLQKTDLQESVKRATEEGHYVGAHSISHDYKKLYNNGQFVSEMKETLSLIEDITGTNPKLVRPPYGSAPGLESEQVRNQVVKSGIKVWDWTIDSKDWDLKDNPSQIVENIKRQTRIDREVILMHEKPQTLQALPEIIAFYEEKGYEFAVYNDADHFSVNFQNDKRL; encoded by the coding sequence ATGAGAATATCACGAAATGATAATAAAAAAAACAGGGTAATTAAGGCGAGAAGAAGATTAGTCGTTGTTCTAGCAGCTAGCTTCCTAATGATCTTTTTAATAGGGAAACTCACTGCTGCTCCTGAAGAAGATGTCGTAGCCAAAGAAAATATTGTACAAAGTACCGAACAACCAGCCAAACAAAAAAGGACAGATGGAAAGCCTGGGGATAAAGTTGTTTATTTAACATTTGATGATGGTCCTACTAAATTAACGAATCAATTCTTAGATTTATTAAAAGAGCAAGATATACAAGCCACCTTTTTCATGCAGGGGACGAATTTACAAAAAACCGACTTACAGGAAAGTGTCAAACGAGCCACAGAAGAAGGCCATTATGTTGGAGCTCATAGTATATCGCATGATTACAAAAAGTTATACAATAACGGACAGTTTGTATCAGAGATGAAAGAAACACTGTCTCTGATTGAAGATATTACAGGTACAAATCCTAAGTTGGTTCGTCCACCTTATGGATCAGCACCAGGATTGGAAAGTGAACAGGTTCGTAATCAAGTTGTGAAATCTGGAATTAAGGTTTGGGATTGGACCATTGATTCTAAAGACTGGGATTTAAAAGATAATCCAAGCCAAATTGTAGAAAACATTAAAAGGCAAACTAGAATTGACAGAGAAGTGATTCTCATGCATGAAAAACCACAAACCTTACAAGCGCTTCCCGAAATCATTGCATTTTACGAGGAAAAAGGATATGAGTTTGCTGTATATAATGATGCAGACCATTTTTCGGTTAACTTCCAAAATGACAAACGTTTGTAA
- a CDS encoding ABC transporter permease: MNNMWTVIRFTFMNKIRTKSFLVSTLIFALIITIGINLPFLIQMFTGDKAGSEETTRIGLVYGQEQTLAEQLETTWSNLPTTSYELVKYETADEAALNKDIKDGVIEGYLKFEAQEGNTFPTVVYSSEDEAMSPELQSNLQAALQVAKTRSIVDGLDLSDAQINELNQPVQIDARSIDPTETGNADGASGEKEGASEVINYIVVYALIILFFFTLMGTGNMIASEVTTEKSSRIMEILITSVSPLSQMFGKVIGMFLLGLSQIAAFGVVVVVNLILPHNIDTLKDMNLDLTAIDPMLLVFGLIFYILGYFLYAMLYAAIGSIVSRTEDLGQAVMPITMLSLVAFYIAIFSLNAPNSMLMKVSTYIPFISPTTILVRIGLGSIPFWEILLSLAILIVSILVFGWLAAKIYRTGVLMYGKRPTFKELRKAMKAYKM; this comes from the coding sequence ATGAATAATATGTGGACCGTTATCCGATTTACGTTCATGAATAAAATAAGAACAAAGTCCTTTCTCGTTTCAACCTTGATTTTTGCACTCATTATTACGATCGGGATCAATCTTCCTTTTCTGATCCAAATGTTTACGGGAGATAAGGCAGGATCCGAAGAAACCACCCGCATCGGCCTGGTATACGGACAGGAGCAGACGCTGGCTGAACAACTGGAGACTACCTGGAGTAACCTGCCGACAACCTCCTATGAATTGGTAAAATACGAAACGGCTGATGAAGCCGCTCTGAATAAGGATATTAAGGATGGCGTAATCGAAGGTTATCTGAAATTCGAAGCGCAAGAAGGCAATACGTTCCCGACCGTGGTCTACAGCTCTGAAGATGAGGCTATGAGCCCGGAACTGCAATCCAATCTGCAAGCAGCTCTGCAAGTGGCGAAGACGCGCAGCATTGTAGACGGACTTGATTTGTCCGATGCGCAGATTAATGAACTGAATCAACCGGTTCAAATTGACGCTCGGAGTATCGATCCTACAGAAACAGGTAACGCTGACGGAGCTTCCGGAGAGAAGGAAGGAGCTTCCGAGGTTATTAACTACATTGTTGTGTATGCACTGATTATTCTCTTCTTCTTCACTTTGATGGGGACAGGTAACATGATCGCTTCGGAAGTAACAACAGAGAAGAGCTCCCGCATTATGGAGATTTTGATTACAAGCGTATCTCCGCTGAGCCAAATGTTTGGTAAGGTTATTGGCATGTTCCTGCTGGGACTGTCCCAGATCGCGGCATTTGGAGTTGTAGTTGTTGTGAACTTGATACTGCCGCACAATATAGATACATTGAAGGACATGAATCTCGACCTGACAGCCATAGACCCGATGCTGCTGGTGTTCGGTTTAATCTTCTACATCCTTGGCTATTTCTTGTATGCGATGCTCTACGCGGCTATCGGTTCGATTGTCAGCCGTACCGAGGATTTGGGGCAGGCGGTCATGCCGATTACGATGCTGTCCCTGGTGGCATTCTATATCGCCATCTTTAGCCTAAACGCTCCGAATTCGATGCTGATGAAGGTATCCACCTACATTCCGTTCATCTCGCCGACCACGATTCTGGTTCGTATCGGCCTTGGCAGTATCCCATTCTGGGAGATCCTGCTTTCGCTGGCGATCCTGATTGTATCCATCCTCGTTTTCGGTTGGCTGGCTGCGAAAATCTATCGTACCGGTGTCCTGATGTACGGCAAGCGCCCTACATTCAAGGAGCTTAGAAAAGCGATGAAGGCTTATAAGATGTAA
- a CDS encoding response regulator transcription factor yields MSKKILIVEDDVHISKIIKMNLNIVSYETMEVYDGEAALELVQQEKFDLILLDVMIPKLDGFELMKRIKPYNIPVIFLTARNSVYDKVDGLKLGADDYMVKPFEAIELLARIETVLRRYEKEEQVMAFQNLLVDLDKREVTKQGKVVELTPKEYDLLVVLLKNKNIALSREQFIDKVWGGDYYGETRTVDMHIKSLRKKLELQDHIKTIYKLGYRLED; encoded by the coding sequence ATGAGCAAAAAGATTTTGATTGTTGAGGACGATGTTCATATATCCAAAATCATTAAAATGAATCTCAATATTGTGAGCTACGAAACGATGGAGGTTTACGATGGCGAAGCTGCGCTTGAGCTGGTGCAACAGGAAAAGTTCGATCTTATTTTGTTGGATGTCATGATTCCGAAACTGGACGGTTTTGAGCTTATGAAACGCATAAAGCCGTACAATATTCCGGTTATTTTTTTGACGGCGAGAAACTCGGTTTATGATAAGGTGGACGGGTTGAAGCTGGGGGCTGATGATTACATGGTCAAGCCTTTCGAAGCGATTGAGCTGCTGGCCCGTATAGAAACGGTACTGCGAAGATATGAAAAGGAAGAACAGGTGATGGCATTCCAAAACCTGCTCGTCGATCTGGACAAACGGGAAGTAACCAAACAGGGGAAAGTTGTAGAGCTAACGCCCAAAGAATATGATTTGCTTGTCGTTCTGTTAAAAAACAAGAACATCGCCTTATCCAGAGAGCAGTTCATCGATAAAGTATGGGGCGGCGATTATTATGGCGAAACAAGAACGGTCGATATGCATATTAAATCACTGCGCAAAAAACTAGAGCTGCAAGATCATATCAAGACCATTTATAAACTCGGCTATCGGCTGGAGGATTGA
- a CDS encoding GntR family transcriptional regulator, whose amino-acid sequence MRLLIQINENSAEPLYHQIETQLRSLIISGQIEEGTLLPSIREFAGNLKCSVITVRRVYQDLENEGLLRTRQGTGTFVAGVGDQAREQYKRDAVIEALRIAVDKGLAVQFNEDEMKEMFMEVVREKYDTKGGR is encoded by the coding sequence GTGCGACTTCTGATACAGATCAATGAAAATAGCGCAGAGCCTTTATATCACCAGATTGAAACACAGCTGCGCTCGCTCATAATTAGCGGTCAGATCGAGGAGGGAACGCTATTGCCATCCATTAGGGAATTTGCCGGGAATCTGAAGTGTAGCGTTATTACGGTGCGCAGGGTGTATCAGGATCTTGAGAATGAAGGGTTGCTGCGAACGAGACAAGGTACGGGAACTTTTGTTGCTGGTGTCGGCGACCAGGCCCGAGAACAATATAAACGCGATGCGGTTATAGAGGCATTAAGGATTGCTGTAGATAAAGGGCTTGCCGTTCAATTCAATGAAGATGAGATGAAAGAGATGTTCATGGAAGTTGTCCGCGAAAAATATGACACAAAAGGAGGTCGCTAA
- a CDS encoding ATP-binding cassette domain-containing protein — MQRLQLDNVVKIYADKTAVNRISLQVEEGEIYGLLGANGAGKTTTMRMVLGLIYPDDGTILYNGKPYNKELRHIMGYLPEERGLYPKVKVSEQISYLAQLRGMSAKDADKSLKYWLERFEVPDYYDKKIEELSKGNQQKMGFIAAVVHDPQILILDEAFSGLDPVNVELLKSTVKELRDKGTSILFSTHRMEHVEELCKNITILHRSNTVVKGNLKDIKSKYPREEVVLGTSGEVGGLEALPGVTAVERTEDGYSIRISQVEAAQNILNTAMSQSTIHRFEVKEPTLNQIFIKAVGESNE, encoded by the coding sequence ATGCAACGCTTGCAATTAGACAATGTAGTTAAGATTTATGCGGACAAAACGGCGGTAAACCGGATTTCGCTTCAGGTTGAGGAAGGTGAAATCTACGGACTGCTGGGTGCGAACGGCGCCGGCAAAACAACCACCATGCGAATGGTGCTTGGATTGATCTACCCGGATGACGGAACAATTCTGTATAACGGAAAGCCGTATAACAAGGAACTGCGCCACATTATGGGTTACTTGCCGGAGGAGCGCGGGTTATACCCGAAAGTGAAAGTCAGTGAGCAGATTTCCTACTTGGCACAGCTGCGGGGCATGTCCGCGAAAGACGCGGATAAGAGTCTGAAATACTGGTTGGAACGGTTTGAAGTACCTGACTATTACGATAAGAAGATTGAGGAACTGTCCAAGGGTAACCAGCAAAAAATGGGCTTTATCGCAGCGGTTGTTCATGACCCGCAAATTCTGATTCTGGACGAAGCCTTCAGCGGACTGGATCCGGTGAACGTCGAACTTCTGAAATCAACAGTAAAAGAACTCCGCGACAAGGGCACAAGCATTCTGTTCTCCACCCACCGGATGGAACATGTTGAGGAGTTGTGTAAGAACATTACCATTCTGCATCGCTCCAATACGGTAGTGAAGGGGAATCTGAAGGATATCAAATCCAAGTATCCTCGTGAAGAAGTGGTGCTCGGCACGTCCGGTGAAGTCGGGGGTCTTGAAGCCCTGCCTGGCGTAACGGCTGTGGAGCGAACAGAAGACGGCTACTCCATCCGGATCAGCCAGGTTGAGGCAGCGCAAAACATTTTGAATACAGCCATGTCGCAAAGCACGATCCATCGGTTTGAAGTGAAGGAGCCGACACTCAATCAAATCTTCATAAAGGCGGTAGGTGAATCCAATGAATAA
- a CDS encoding sugar ABC transporter permease, with amino-acid sequence MRGKLRQDWTVAALFLAPSLIGFLIFYLVPFGMGFLYSFQDSTIDGSFVGLDNYNTLLASSSFRKAATNTFLFTSVSVPLMILVSLLLAQLLNKKLFFRNWLQTAFVLPLVVPVASIVMIWQIVFDWNGTLNAWLQNFNVERIDWMKSEWSIGVLAIVYTWKNIGYNIILFLAGLQSIPKDYYETADIEGAGRFHKWFHITLVYLTPTMVFVFLMSIINSFKVFRETYLIAGDYPHDRIYMLQHYMNNMFLSLDVQKLTAAAVLMVVCILIFVIMMLAVERRFRNSME; translated from the coding sequence ATGAGGGGCAAGCTGCGTCAAGACTGGACCGTTGCAGCTCTGTTTCTGGCACCAAGTCTGATCGGTTTTTTAATCTTTTATCTCGTTCCGTTCGGCATGGGATTTCTCTATTCGTTTCAGGATAGTACGATCGATGGTTCATTTGTTGGATTGGATAATTACAATACATTGCTTGCAAGTTCTTCCTTCCGCAAGGCAGCGACGAATACGTTCCTGTTCACAAGTGTGAGCGTGCCCCTTATGATCTTGGTGTCATTGTTGCTTGCGCAGTTGTTAAACAAAAAGTTGTTTTTTCGGAATTGGCTGCAAACGGCTTTTGTATTGCCCCTTGTCGTACCCGTAGCATCAATCGTTATGATCTGGCAAATTGTATTTGACTGGAACGGAACCTTAAATGCATGGTTGCAGAATTTCAATGTGGAGCGGATCGATTGGATGAAATCGGAGTGGTCCATTGGTGTACTGGCCATCGTCTATACGTGGAAAAATATTGGCTACAACATCATATTGTTTCTAGCGGGGCTGCAGAGCATTCCCAAAGACTACTATGAAACGGCAGATATCGAAGGAGCGGGCAGATTTCATAAATGGTTCCATATTACCCTGGTTTATTTGACTCCAACGATGGTATTTGTTTTTCTGATGTCGATTATTAATTCATTCAAAGTGTTCCGCGAAACATACCTGATTGCAGGCGATTATCCACATGACCGCATTTATATGTTGCAACATTATATGAACAACATGTTTCTTTCTCTCGATGTTCAGAAATTGACAGCTGCTGCTGTGTTAATGGTAGTTTGCATTCTTATTTTCGTCATAATGATGTTAGCTGTCGAACGTCGTTTTAGGAATTCCATGGAATAG
- a CDS encoding DUF420 domain-containing protein, whose product MDWFFIFPTVSTTFIVISAVLVAIGWGLIIKGKREAHKKVMIWAAVAAVIFFIIYSSRTVFIGNTSWGGPDDLKPYYQVFLVFHIVLATVAAVFGITTLTLGFKEKYSKHRKWGRVTSIIWFFTAITGVAVYTLLYLLYPGGHTQPVWKVIFGM is encoded by the coding sequence ATGGATTGGTTTTTTATATTTCCCACGGTCAGTACAACGTTTATTGTCATCAGCGCCGTGCTGGTAGCGATTGGCTGGGGTCTTATTATTAAGGGGAAGCGCGAAGCCCACAAGAAAGTGATGATCTGGGCGGCCGTCGCGGCTGTCATCTTCTTTATCATCTATTCCTCGCGCACCGTATTCATCGGCAACACGTCATGGGGTGGTCCCGATGATCTAAAGCCGTATTATCAGGTATTCCTGGTCTTCCACATTGTACTGGCTACCGTAGCAGCGGTCTTTGGGATCACGACATTGACCCTCGGCTTTAAGGAGAAGTATTCCAAGCACCGCAAGTGGGGCAGAGTTACGTCGATCATCTGGTTCTTTACCGCCATTACCGGCGTAGCCGTGTATACCTTGCTTTACTTGTTATATCCGGGCGGGCATACTCAGCCTGTATGGAAAGTGATATTTGGAATGTAA
- a CDS encoding N-acetylmuramoyl-L-alanine amidase: MKRKNRKQRQRRQAILVVIVVALIGMIWSIYEQFSPSVSAELKVALFPKTAVPQEISKRYKIVIDPGHGGKDPGAEGVSGNHERAYTLALSQKVFDLLQQEPMFEAYMTRTDDTFVDLEDRNQFANDLDVDALVSIHGNTYADPDVSGTETYYYADDSIPFAREVHEHLVEATGFRDRGVRKESWKVLTGSNNLAILLEVGFLTNPSDEMEMLSESHQDRTAQGIVEGIKDYFTDREDWKGVRDTTENS, encoded by the coding sequence ATGAAAAGGAAAAACAGAAAACAGCGTCAACGCCGCCAAGCGATATTGGTGGTCATTGTTGTTGCTTTGATAGGAATGATTTGGTCGATCTATGAGCAATTTTCACCCTCGGTTTCCGCGGAGCTAAAAGTTGCACTGTTCCCAAAAACGGCAGTGCCACAAGAAATATCTAAGCGCTACAAAATCGTGATCGATCCAGGGCATGGAGGCAAGGATCCTGGTGCGGAAGGAGTCAGCGGAAACCATGAGAGAGCGTACACACTAGCGCTGTCACAGAAGGTATTCGACCTGCTCCAGCAAGAGCCAATGTTCGAGGCGTACATGACACGTACGGACGATACCTTTGTCGATCTAGAGGATCGTAACCAATTCGCAAACGATCTTGATGTGGATGCATTGGTCTCCATTCATGGGAACACCTATGCAGATCCCGATGTATCTGGCACCGAAACATATTATTACGCGGACGATAGTATTCCGTTTGCACGCGAGGTGCACGAGCACTTGGTGGAGGCTACTGGATTCAGGGATCGCGGCGTGAGAAAGGAAAGTTGGAAGGTACTGACAGGAAGCAACAATCTCGCGATTCTGTTGGAGGTAGGGTTCCTCACCAACCCGAGCGATGAAATGGAGATGCTCAGCGAGAGTCATCAGGATCGAACCGCTCAGGGCATAGTGGAAGGGATCAAAGATTATTTTACGGATAGAGAAGATTGGAAAGGGGTTCGTGACACAACTGAAAATTCATAG
- a CDS encoding ABC transporter substrate-binding protein: MKKAMIILFTFIMVMVSACSAPTGGNQGGAQTTDKTSSNSNNQAKEDEGMPVDETKDGKKTVVVSLLAADDFFLQAKQKYEVQHPNTTIEFKEFPAEGAMLSPAEVERYAKQTTTEVLSGKGADLYAVSVVPLPIEKYVNKKAFVNLEELIQRDNTFDPSLYEMNIIENSRMNDGIYTLPLQFNLEVLFGDAANIENAGVTIDDKKWTWSDFAEISKELANKGGHSVSMDNWPPEQLLNNLVSDNYAKLVNGRTASFDSALFIDLLKQVKALYDDNIITSEVMGGSQKTNFLHSRILSPSDYLVRLSLYYENAKIYQKPHSADQQSGVSFSVTRELAMNANSTVKGEAWNFMKFLMSEEMQSFPQLSDISINKAVNDKAIKDVVEKGINDPKVGKVIKATEENLQPFKELVSEARLRNYGYDDEHNMFSKIIAEEATAFFTGQKSAEATAELIQNRIMTYLNE, from the coding sequence ATGAAAAAAGCGATGATAATTCTATTCACGTTCATCATGGTCATGGTCTCTGCTTGCAGTGCCCCTACTGGCGGCAATCAAGGGGGAGCACAGACGACAGATAAAACCAGCAGTAACAGTAATAATCAAGCTAAAGAAGATGAAGGAATGCCGGTTGATGAAACGAAGGACGGCAAGAAAACCGTTGTTGTCTCGCTGCTTGCAGCGGACGATTTCTTCCTGCAAGCGAAACAAAAATACGAAGTCCAGCATCCGAATACGACGATTGAGTTCAAAGAGTTTCCTGCTGAGGGGGCCATGCTGTCCCCGGCTGAAGTGGAAAGATATGCAAAACAGACCACTACGGAGGTTTTATCAGGTAAGGGAGCAGATCTATATGCTGTTTCAGTTGTTCCCCTGCCCATTGAAAAGTATGTTAACAAAAAGGCGTTTGTTAATTTAGAAGAGTTGATTCAGAGGGATAACACTTTTGATCCCAGCCTGTACGAAATGAATATTATTGAAAATTCCCGAATGAATGACGGTATTTATACCCTTCCTTTACAGTTTAACTTAGAAGTTTTGTTTGGGGATGCTGCAAATATCGAGAATGCCGGTGTCACCATCGATGATAAGAAGTGGACTTGGAGCGATTTTGCAGAGATAAGCAAAGAATTGGCTAATAAGGGAGGGCATTCGGTCTCCATGGACAATTGGCCTCCGGAGCAGCTGTTAAATAACCTTGTATCCGACAATTATGCCAAATTGGTCAATGGGCGGACCGCATCTTTTGACTCTGCGTTATTCATAGATTTGCTGAAGCAAGTGAAAGCATTGTATGACGACAATATTATCACGTCGGAAGTCATGGGTGGTTCGCAAAAAACTAATTTCTTACATTCTAGAATCCTCTCCCCTTCAGATTATCTTGTCCGTCTCAGTTTATATTATGAAAATGCAAAAATCTATCAGAAGCCGCATTCAGCCGACCAACAATCAGGTGTATCCTTTAGCGTGACCAGAGAGCTAGCGATGAATGCAAATTCTACGGTCAAAGGGGAAGCGTGGAATTTCATGAAGTTCTTAATGTCGGAAGAGATGCAGTCCTTCCCGCAGCTATCTGATATTTCTATAAATAAGGCGGTCAATGATAAAGCTATTAAAGATGTAGTGGAGAAAGGGATTAATGATCCTAAGGTTGGCAAGGTCATTAAAGCAACCGAAGAGAATCTTCAACCATTTAAGGAATTGGTATCGGAGGCTCGTTTAAGAAATTATGGATACGATGACGAACACAACATGTTTTCAAAGATCATCGCCGAGGAGGCCACAGCATTCTTCACGGGTCAGAAATCTGCCGAAGCCACTGCTGAGCTCATACAGAACCGGATCATGACCTATTTGAATGAATAA
- a CDS encoding HAMP domain-containing sensor histidine kinase, producing MKFWQKIYVFSILVFVIIFNAASIMVIERSHNRMLEQEINSALSQNMSIQSSVNAIVPILRIYDSIDYEKTVLTRIGNEFVGTNHEQRVYLDIRNQKNRVVFSNTDFPIPTQREELGKLGTDEIHYVLRDIGERTILFTSSMVDVNRTSYLFTYMVDVTSLYQDRVDQYRFFVQVDVVACFLYMLIMFFVSRGLTRSIDRLGRTAQVIAQGNFSERVQLKSKDEIGMLAYNFNNMAAVVEDTITELERNNQEKQRFINNFTHELNTPLTSIIAYANFMRTTKYDEETFLDGLNVIYSEGKRLQMLSMKLMNLIVLQEDQFEMEPHDLGAIIAEIKPALDMMAKEKQVTIVAKCEPGELRLEKDLIKVLIFNLVDNAIKASDEQQTITLRVVWHNGDCVLEVTDQGIGIAKEHQDKIFEPFYMVDKSRTRNGKGAGLGLALCQNVASVHNAVIRVNSNENQGTTVEVVFSLTHPKGGIKE from the coding sequence ATGAAATTTTGGCAAAAAATTTATGTCTTCTCGATTCTAGTTTTCGTCATTATCTTTAACGCAGCCTCCATTATGGTTATCGAGCGCAGCCATAATAGGATGCTTGAGCAGGAGATCAATAGCGCGTTAAGCCAAAATATGAGTATTCAATCCAGTGTTAACGCGATTGTGCCGATCCTTCGCATCTATGATTCGATTGATTACGAGAAAACCGTATTAACGAGAATCGGTAATGAATTTGTGGGTACCAATCATGAACAGCGTGTGTATTTGGATATCAGAAATCAGAAAAATCGGGTAGTCTTCAGTAATACCGATTTCCCAATACCGACACAACGTGAGGAACTGGGCAAGCTGGGCACGGATGAAATCCATTATGTTTTACGGGATATCGGTGAGCGAACGATCCTGTTCACGTCAAGTATGGTGGATGTTAACCGTACAAGCTATCTATTTACTTATATGGTAGATGTCACCTCGTTATATCAGGACCGTGTAGATCAGTATCGGTTCTTTGTGCAAGTGGATGTGGTGGCTTGTTTCCTCTATATGTTGATCATGTTTTTTGTAAGCCGGGGACTGACGAGATCGATTGATCGGCTGGGTCGAACTGCTCAGGTTATCGCACAGGGGAATTTCTCCGAACGCGTCCAGTTAAAATCAAAAGACGAAATCGGGATGCTGGCCTACAATTTCAACAATATGGCCGCTGTTGTGGAGGACACCATCACAGAACTTGAGCGGAACAATCAAGAGAAACAACGGTTTATCAATAATTTCACACATGAATTAAATACGCCGCTGACTTCGATTATCGCCTATGCGAATTTTATGAGAACAACCAAATATGATGAGGAAACGTTTCTGGACGGTCTCAATGTGATTTATTCAGAAGGCAAGCGATTACAGATGTTGTCCATGAAGCTGATGAATTTGATTGTGTTGCAAGAGGATCAATTCGAGATGGAGCCGCACGATTTGGGAGCGATTATAGCTGAAATCAAGCCTGCGCTGGACATGATGGCCAAAGAAAAGCAGGTGACGATCGTCGCGAAGTGCGAGCCGGGCGAGCTGAGATTGGAGAAGGATTTGATCAAAGTTCTGATCTTCAATCTGGTAGACAATGCAATCAAAGCTTCGGATGAACAGCAGACCATTACACTGCGCGTCGTATGGCACAACGGAGATTGTGTGCTTGAAGTGACGGATCAGGGCATTGGGATCGCTAAGGAACATCAGGATAAAATTTTTGAGCCTTTTTACATGGTGGATAAATCGAGGACAAGAAACGGTAAAGGGGCAGGTCTCGGTCTTGCGTTATGTCAAAATGTTGCGAGTGTCCACAATGCCGTCATTCGGGTAAACAGCAATGAAAACCAGGGTACTACCGTAGAAGTTGTATTCTCGCTTACCCATCCGAAAGGTGGGATAAAGGAATGA
- a CDS encoding ABC transporter ATP-binding protein has protein sequence MEPHVIEFRNVIKRRKTKTIGPIQLSIPQGYIVALVGPNGSGKSTLLNMMMQTVFPDEGEITWFGEPYRGELPISIRKQMGFVPEQLSVEEQNMSVDEAASFRASWYDTWDGYFFDELLSRFDVPRGVKLRKMSKGERRKFEIAAALAPRPKFLLLDEPSSGLDPFAWKLMIDQLHKVMKSMDTTIVLSTHVVDEIRRLADYVILIHHGKLLGMVEKDSLLDNWKECWIQEDASIVEELPGILSFKQETATTISFITTECLEVEKILQSAGIPFIQTRSLELDEVLRLWIDGNIPANVQN, from the coding sequence ATGGAACCGCATGTTATTGAGTTTCGTAATGTCATTAAACGACGGAAAACGAAAACCATCGGTCCGATACAATTATCGATCCCTCAAGGATATATTGTTGCTCTGGTGGGGCCTAATGGCTCGGGGAAAAGCACCTTGCTGAACATGATGATGCAGACCGTGTTTCCGGACGAAGGTGAGATTACTTGGTTCGGCGAGCCTTACCGGGGAGAGCTTCCCATCTCCATCCGTAAACAAATGGGCTTCGTACCTGAACAGCTGAGCGTAGAGGAACAGAATATGTCGGTGGATGAAGCGGCCAGCTTTCGCGCATCCTGGTATGACACTTGGGACGGTTATTTTTTCGATGAGCTGTTATCCCGGTTCGATGTCCCGCGGGGCGTAAAACTTCGCAAGATGTCCAAAGGGGAACGACGCAAATTTGAGATTGCCGCTGCACTTGCGCCAAGGCCCAAGTTCTTGCTGCTGGATGAACCTTCTTCCGGTCTTGATCCTTTCGCTTGGAAGCTGATGATCGATCAGCTGCACAAAGTGATGAAGTCCATGGACACAACAATCGTGCTCTCAACCCATGTGGTGGATGAAATTCGTCGTCTGGCGGACTACGTCATTCTAATCCATCATGGGAAGCTGCTGGGCATGGTGGAGAAGGACTCGCTGCTGGATAACTGGAAGGAGTGCTGGATTCAAGAGGATGCCTCCATTGTCGAGGAGCTGCCGGGTATTCTGAGTTTCAAACAAGAGACAGCGACTACGATTTCTTTTATAACGACGGAATGCTTGGAAGTGGAGAAGATCCTGCAGTCTGCAGGCATACCGTTTATTCAGACCCGTTCCCTGGAGCTGGATGAAGTGCTTCGATTATGGATTGACGGAAACATTCCTGCCAACGTGCAGAACTAG